A window of the Henckelia pumila isolate YLH828 chromosome 3, ASM3356847v2, whole genome shotgun sequence genome harbors these coding sequences:
- the LOC140890194 gene encoding uncharacterized protein — protein MDKDWMSKKRLSHEYEVGAESFLQFALRNAIDPNKIPCPCTRCGNLQKRNVDIIRAHLCCNGLDLTYHKWIWHGEGYTTSNSMKDEQKSFVEEPTDRVHDAFDSYAENPNQFHKVLEDADKPLYPGCTKFTKLSALVKLYNLKAKYSWSDKSFTDLLSLLGEMLPDENELPSSFYDPKKSLCMWKLGKKSMLNGVPAKVLWYFPPIPRFQRLFWNKEICKELTWYADERVLDGYLRHPADAPAWKVVDHKWTDFSAEPRNHRLALLADGINPHSLMSSAYSCWPVVMITYNLPPWLCMKRKFMMLTLLISGTKQPGNDIDVYLPPLIDDLKKLWDIGVDAYDARREENFLLRAILLWTINDFPAYGNLSVCVVKGYCACPICGEETYSTRHVLDAMHIEKNVCESLIGTLLDIPGKSKDRVAARLDLVEMNLRIDLAPKMGEKKTFLPTACYTLSYSSNVKNLVSMKDVKLVGLKSHEYHTLMQQLLPVAIRGVLPKHVRDTINRLCGFFNVLCNKVIDVSKLNDLQREIVTLLCLLEKYFPPSFFDIMIHLTVHLVREVILCGPVWYKKMYPFERFMKILKGYVRNHNRPEGCIAECYIAEEAVEFCSDYMSSVHTIGIPSRDQQVQITRPLSSSVVHATCHDELHQAHIYVLENDVNVDPYIEEHMEFLNSSFPNKAKSKKWLQDKHNRTFIVWLRDRVRAVGNSTCQISERLKWIAPGPSSQVLKYSSYFIDGVSYHTKERDDTRAVQNSGVSLVAKTMQVAIAKDTNPIVSNMNFYGVIQEIWELNYHNFQVPMFKCNWVENNNGIKVDELGFTLVNLNRIGFKSDSFILGRQAKQVFYIEDPQDPRCHVVLSTPTRDYMENINGDELETATIHYQCSTKEFL, from the exons ATGGACAAAGACTGGATGTCAAAGAAAAGGTTATCACATGAATATGAGGTTGGGGCAGAGTCTTTCTTGCAGTTTGCATTGCGAAACGCTATCGATCCGAATAAAATACCTTGCCCATGTACAAGATGTGGTAATCTACAGAAGAGAAATGTTGACATTATAAGGGCACATTTGTGTTGTAATGGTTTAGATTTAACATACCATAAATGGATTTGGCATGGTGAAGGATATACGACCAGTAACTCAATGAAAGATGAACAAAAATCTTTTGTCGAGGAACCTACTGATAGGGTACATGATGCATTTGATAGTTATGCAGAGAATCCAAACCAATTTCATAAGGTACTTGAAGATGCTGATAAACCTTTATATCCTGGGTGTACCAAATTTACCAAATTATCTGCACTTGTGAAATTGTATAACTTGAAGGCAAAATATAGTTGGAGTGATAAAAGTTTTACAGACTTACTAAGTTTGCTTGGAGAAATGCTTCCTGATGAGAATGAATTGCCTTCATCGTTTTATGATCCAAAGAAAAGCTTATGCAT GTGGAAGTTGGGTAAAAAATCTATGTTAAATGGAGTTCCTGCAAAGGTCCTTTGGTACTTCCCACCCATTCCAAGATTTCAAAGATTGTTTTGGAATAAGGAGATATGTAAGGAGTTAACTTGGTATGCTGATGAAAGAGTACTTGACGGATACTTGCGTCATCCGGCTGATGCTCCCGCTTGGAAAGTAGTGGATCACAAATGGACAGATTTTTCTGCTGAACCCAGAAATCATAGATTGGCCTTATTAGCAGACGGGATCAATCCTCATAGTTTGATGAGTTCTGCATATAGTTGTTGGCCAGTTGTGATGATCACTTACAACCTTCCTCCATGGTTGTGTATGAAGAGAAAATTTATGATGCTGACATTGTTGATTTCTGGTACTAAACAACCGGGAAATGATATTGACGTTTACTTACCACCTTTGATCGATGACTTGAAAAAATTATGGGATATAGGTGTTGATGCATATGATGCACGTCGAGAAGAAAATTTCTTGCTTAGGGCTATCTTGCTATGGACAATCAATGATTTTCCTGCATACGGGAACCTGTCAGTTTGTGTTGTTAAAGGATATTGTGCATGTCCTATTTGTGGTGAAGAAACATATTCGACAAG GCATGTTCTTGATGCGATGCACATTGAAAAAAATGTGTGTGAAAGTTTGATTGGTACTTTGCTTGACATTCCTGGAAAATCAAAAGATAGAGTAGCTGCAAGACTAGACCTTGTGGAGATGAATTTGAGGATTGATTTGGCACCAAAGATGGGGGAGAAGAAAACTTTTTTGCCGACGGCCTGTTATACACTAA GTTATTCATCAAATGTTAAAAATCTAGTGTCGATGAAAGACGTGAAACTTGTTGGCCTTAAGTCACACGAATATCACACTTTGATGCAACAATTGCTTCCAGTTGCCATCCGTGGTGTCTTGCCTAAACATGTTAGAGATACCATCAATCGGTTGTGTGGCTTCTTCAACGTGTTATGTAATAAAGTTATAGATGTCTCGAAGTTGAATGATCTGCAAAGAGAGATTGTGACACTGTTGTGTttgcttgaaaaatattttccccCATCTTTTTTTGATATAATGATTCATTTAACGGTTCATCTTGTGCGAGAGGTCATATTGTGTGGACCGGTTTGGTATAAGAAAATGTACCCATTTGAAAGATTCATGAAGATCTTGAAAGGGTATGTTCGAAATCACAATCGTCCTGAAGGGTGTATAGCCGAGTGTTATATTGCTGAAGAAGCTGTGGAATTTTGCTCAGATTACATGTCTAGTGTGCATACAATTGGAATCCCATCAAGGGATCAACAAGTACAAATTACTAGGCCTCTTTCTAGCTCAGTAGTACACGCAACTTGTCATGATGAGTTGCATCAAGCACATATTTATGTTTTGGAGAATGATGTTAACGTTGACCCTTATATCGA GGAGCACATGGAGTTTTTGAACTCAAGCTTTCCTAATAAAGCAAAGTCCAAAAAATGGTTACAAGATAAGCATAACAGGACATTTATTGTCTGGTTACGTGATCGTGTGCGAGCAGTTGGCAATTCAACTTGTCAAATATCAGAAAGATTGAAGTGGATAGCGCCTGGACCTAGCAGTCAAGTGTTAAAGTACTCTAGTTATTTTATTGATGGAGTTTCTTATCATACAAAAGAGCGCGATGACACACGAGCTGTTCAAAACTCTGGAGTAAGCTTAGTCGCAAAAACAATGCAAGTTGCTATTGCAAAGGACACAAATCCGATTGTGTCGAACATGAATTTTTATGGAGTTATTCAAGAAATTTGGGAACTCAATTATCACAATTTTCAAGTTCCAATGTTTAAATGTAATTGGGTTGAGAATAATAACGGTATTAAAGTTGATGAACTTggtttcacgttggtaaacCTCAACAGAATTGGATTCAAATCTGACTCTTTTATCTTGGGCAGACAAGCAAAGCAGGTATTCTACATTGAAGATCCTCAAGATCCTAGATGTCATGTTGTACTTTCCACTCCTACCAGGGATTACATGGAAAACATAAATGGTGATGAGTTGGAAACTGCTACAATACACTATCAGTGTTCCACAAAAGAGTTTCTGTAA
- the LOC140890192 gene encoding uncharacterized protein translates to MNPKDFAGTTDPLVAEGWICSLEVIFLYMQLGDPNRVRCAIFLFQDDVALWWEGVEKTVDPTTLHWTEFKRLFLEKYFTADVRARLKTEFMSLRQGDLSVAQFVVKFERGCHFVPLIGDDEEEKFQHFIVGLRPAIRRDVLMAEPADYASALRRALRSEQTLRDISAEAQSKRPFSTHG, encoded by the coding sequence atgaatccgaaggacttTGCTGGCACTACTGATCCGTTGGTAGCAGAAGGATGGATTTGTTCGCTGGAGGTGATCTTTCTCTATATGCAGTTGGGAGATCCAAATCGAGTGCGATGTGCTATCTTTCTTTTCCAGGATGATGtcgccctctggtgggagggagtTGAGAAAACTGTGGATCCGACTACCCTACATTGGACTGAGTTCAAGAGACTTTTCTTAGAGAAGTATTTTACCGCGGATGTGAGGgcccgtttgaagacggagtttatgagcCTGCGACAGGGAGATTTATCAGTGGCACAGTTTGTGGTGAAGTTTGAGAGGGGTTGCCACTTTGTGCCGTTGATCGGAGACGACGAGGAAGAGAAGTTCCAGCACTTCATTGTGGGGCTAAGACCCGCCATCCGTCGGGATGTACTTATGGCGGAGCCAGCTGACTATGCTTCTGCCCTTAGACGAGCCTTGAGGTCTGAGCAGACACTGAGGGATATCAGCGCTGAGGCGCAGAGTAAGAGGCCATTCTCAACTCATGGctag
- the LOC140893024 gene encoding patatin-like protein 2 yields MNMAKRAILFSLNFLTALHFLLLPIATAQTKGRMVTILSIDGDGIRGIIPGTVLAFLESKLQELDGPDARVADYFDVIAGTSSGGLVTTMLTAPDKDNRPLFAARNITSFYLEHTPKIFPDSVRNSFVSKITNLIGGPKYDGKYLRSLIKGLLGNLTITQTLTDVVIPTFDLKRLQPVVFTTKDGKANVSKNALLSDVCLGTSAAPTFLPPHYFEIKDSNGSIRTFDLIDGGVAANNPTLVAMTHISKEILMNNFEIVDMEALDSNKMLVLSLGTGIAQLEDRYNARDAANWGLLAWVYNNGATPLIDAFVDAGSDMIDIHVSTVFQALQNQQNYLRIQEDKLAGDASSLDIATIKNLQTLLQIGDSLLKKPVSRVNLETGRPEAVPGEGTNEEALVRYARLLSEEKKFRST; encoded by the exons ATGAACATGGCGAAGAGGGCTATCTTGTTTTCACTCAACTTTCTCACAGCTCTCCATTTCTTGCTACTTCCAATCGCTACAGCTCAAACTAAAGGTAGAATGGTAACAATCTTGAGCATTGACGGAGATGGGATTAGAGGTATTATCCCTGGAACCGTTCTTGCCTTCCTCGAATCCAAACTCCAG GAATTGGATGGCCCAGATGCAAGAGTTGCGGATTATTTTGATGTGATTGCAGGGACAAGCAGTGGAGGTCTTGTTACTACTATGCTCACTGCTCCTGATAAGGATAATCGCCCATTATTTGCTGCAAGAAACATTACGAGCTTCTACTTGGAGCATACTCCAAAGATCTTCCCCGACAGTGT CCGAAACAGCTTCGTAAGCAAGATCACGAATTTGATTGGCGGGCCAAAGTATGATGGGAAGTACCTGAGATCATTGATCAAGGGGTTATTAGGCAATCTTACAATCACTCAGACATTAACAGACGTGGTCATACCTACGTTTGATCTAAagagacttcaaccggtcgtcTTCACCACAAAAGAT GGAAAAGCAAATGTTTCCAAGAATGCCCTGTTATCAGATGTGTGCTTGGGTACCTCTGCAGCTCCCACCTTTCTTCCACCACACTATTTCGAGATTAAGGATTCAAATGGAAGCATACGCACATTCGATCTTATTGATGGAGGAGTTGCTGCCAATAATCCA ACACTAGTGGCCATGACACATATATCTAAAGAAATATTGAtgaataattttgaaattgtgGACATGGAAGCACTAGACAGTAACAAGATGCTGGTGCTGTCACTGGGCACGGGAATAGCCCAACTAGAAGACAGATACAACGCTAGGGATGCAGCCAATTGGGGATTACTAGCATGGGTATACAATAATGGTGCAACTccattgattgatgcttttgtaGACGCGGGCTCCGATATGATTGATATCCACGTCTCCACTGTTTTCCAGGCCCTCCAAAACCAACAAAATTACCTTCGCATTCAG GAGGATAAATTGGCCGGAGATGCATCATCCCTTGATATTGCAACTATCAAGAATTTGCAGACCCTCTTGCAAATTGGTGACAGCTTACTGAAAAAGCCGGTCTCAAGAGTTAATTTGGAGACGGGCAGACCAGAGGCGGTCCCAGGAGAGGGCACCAACGAAGAAGCCCTTGTCCGCTACGCCAGGTTGCTGTCTGAGGAGAAGAAGTTCCGGTCTACATAG
- the LOC140890193 gene encoding uncharacterized protein → MPYHVPPRQQGHQAHRPQGHQAHRPQGCLAHRPAPPTTGEKPICKNFHKAHFGKCLFGAGVCYRCKRPGHVIVDCPEARRPATGRVFVMQAKEADPDTTLITAGVATKALLDSKATHSFISEAFVLKWGIQREELLVGFSVIIPSGEGQTVVADLIVLPMPEFDLILGMDWMVKNAEVIDFQQRSVLVRPEGVEPFWFEAARSRRKAKVISFLQMRQLMLEGCETFLASLTLTEMPVRPVITDVDVV, encoded by the exons ATGCCGTACCATGTACCACCGCGTCAGCAGGGGCATCAGGCCCATAGACCCCAGGGGCATCAGGCCCACAGACCCCAGGGGTGTTTGGCCCACAGACCCGCTCCTCCCACGACTGGGGAGAAGCCGATTTGCAAGAATTTCCACAAGGCCCACTTTGGCAAGTGCTTGTTTGGAGCTGGAGTATGCTACAGGTGCAAGAGGCCAGGACACGTGATAGTTGATTGCCCAGAGGCTAGGAGGCCTGCGACTGGGCGagtctttgtgatgcaggccaaGGAGGCCGACCCTGATACCACCCTGATCACAG CTGGTGTAGCCACCAAGGCATTATTAGACTCAAAGGCTACACATTCTTTTATTTCTGAGGCGTTTGTGCTCAAGTGGGGTATTCAGCGAGAGGAATTATTAGTGGGATTCTCAGTTATTATCCCGTCAGGGGAA GGTCAGACGGTGGTTGCAGACCTGATAGTGTTGCCCATGCCCGAGTTCGAtctgattcttgggatggacTGGATGGTGAAGAATGCAGAGGTTATTGATTTTCAGCAGAGGTCAGTGTTGGTTAGACCGGAAGGTGTTGAGCCTTTCTGGTTTGAGGCAGCTAGGAGTCGGAGGAAGGCCAAGGTCATATCTTTTCTACAGATGAGACAGCTTATGCTGGAGGGCTGTGAGACATTCTTGGCAAGTTTGACCTTGACAGAAATGCCAGTTAGACCCGTGATTACAGATGTGGATgtggtttga